From Cellulophaga lytica DSM 7489, a single genomic window includes:
- a CDS encoding SanA/YdcF family protein, with protein MKKKIAILLFILIALPLLAIFCSNSVIKNAANGKTYYAVNTVPHNRVGLVLGTTSKLTNGSPNPYYVHRINATIALYKAQKIDFVLVSGDNGSKYYNEPDTFKRDLVKKGIPAEKIFLDYAGFRTLDSMVRAHVIFSLDNVTVISQKFHNERAIYIAEKKGLTAVGFNAKDLNGKAGLKVQTREYLARVKVFLDILFNTEPKFYGEKIVIE; from the coding sequence ATGAAGAAAAAAATTGCCATACTCCTTTTTATACTAATTGCATTGCCTTTATTGGCAATTTTTTGTTCTAATAGCGTTATTAAAAATGCCGCTAATGGAAAAACCTATTATGCAGTAAACACTGTACCACACAATAGAGTTGGCTTGGTTTTAGGCACAACTAGCAAACTAACAAATGGGAGTCCTAACCCTTATTACGTACACCGTATAAATGCAACAATTGCTTTGTACAAAGCGCAAAAAATAGACTTTGTTTTGGTTAGTGGTGATAATGGCAGTAAGTACTATAATGAGCCAGATACTTTTAAAAGAGATCTTGTAAAAAAAGGTATTCCTGCAGAAAAAATATTTTTAGACTATGCCGGCTTTAGAACTTTAGACTCTATGGTGCGTGCACACGTTATTTTTAGCTTAGATAATGTTACTGTAATATCTCAAAAGTTTCATAATGAAAGAGCTATTTATATTGCAGAAAAAAAAGGCCTTACTGCTGTTGGTTTTAATGCTAAAGACTTAAACGGAAAAGCAGGTTTAAAAGTGCAAACCAGAGAATATTTAGCACGTGTTAAAGTGTTTTTAGACATATTGTTTAATACTGAACCTAAATTTTACGGCGAAAAAATAGTGATAGAATAG
- a CDS encoding S41 family peptidase, with product MIKILYSFLVFVLLISCASVDKHNKQITKLHNVEELHKDVDVAYRKLQKLHPQLYLYTSKKELDAKFKTLKDSITEPMTTYAFYEKLAPVVAEVRQGHAGISVPTKKYTRKEGKALNKLKNEWSYLRFENVEDAVLVKNTLGEDSTMVGSRVVKLGDDSVDDLLKKYKTYFSSDGYNTTFHNKYSAQKLARYYYYDKGRLDSLEVTFSKNDSLYTKIFRRIPRDSTRFPKAKKDSLNDKKPIKKTKEERKLASKKLKKELKDYHKYGYSYSEKYYNRNLDFIGEDSSVAYMKIRSFTRGDYEAFYEEAFKKIDSAKTENLIIDLRDNGGGRLVEIHDLYSYLAKDKFKFIEEGEVNTRYPMIKSYMSRNKTVYGAAYKSLFVPFLFFKEVFKAHKKNGKLVYKFKESKIAAPKENNYKGNVYVLINGRSFSASSVFSNVIKARKRGIIVGEETGGAYNSTVAGQTKLVRLPNSKLMLYFGLMVLETPFKTEIEGYGVKPDIVITPTLEDRANNYDPELDWILNSINK from the coding sequence TTGATAAAAATTTTATATTCCTTTTTAGTATTTGTGCTGCTTATTTCCTGCGCAAGTGTAGACAAACACAACAAGCAAATAACTAAGTTGCATAATGTAGAAGAACTGCATAAAGATGTTGATGTAGCTTACCGAAAACTACAAAAATTACACCCTCAATTATATCTTTATACGTCTAAAAAGGAGTTAGATGCAAAATTTAAAACCTTAAAGGATAGTATTACAGAGCCTATGACAACTTACGCTTTTTATGAGAAATTAGCTCCTGTTGTAGCAGAGGTTAGGCAAGGACATGCAGGTATTTCTGTGCCAACAAAAAAATATACACGTAAAGAAGGTAAAGCTTTAAATAAACTAAAAAATGAATGGTCTTATTTAAGGTTTGAGAATGTAGAAGATGCTGTTTTGGTTAAGAATACTCTTGGAGAAGACAGTACAATGGTAGGTAGTAGAGTGGTTAAGTTAGGAGATGATTCTGTTGATGACTTGCTAAAAAAATACAAAACTTATTTTTCTTCAGACGGCTATAACACAACTTTTCATAACAAATATTCTGCGCAGAAATTAGCTAGATATTACTATTATGATAAAGGTAGATTAGATAGTTTAGAGGTTACATTTTCTAAAAATGATAGTTTATATACCAAAATTTTTAGAAGAATACCAAGAGACTCTACAAGGTTTCCTAAAGCAAAAAAAGATAGTTTAAATGATAAAAAACCAATTAAAAAGACGAAAGAAGAACGAAAACTTGCTTCAAAAAAGTTAAAGAAAGAACTAAAGGATTATCATAAATACGGATATAGTTACTCTGAAAAGTATTATAACAGAAATTTAGATTTTATAGGTGAAGATAGTAGCGTTGCTTATATGAAAATTAGAAGCTTTACTAGAGGTGATTACGAAGCTTTTTATGAAGAGGCTTTTAAAAAAATAGACTCAGCAAAAACTGAAAATTTAATTATAGACTTACGTGATAATGGAGGTGGTAGATTGGTAGAAATTCACGATTTATATTCTTACTTAGCAAAGGATAAATTTAAGTTTATTGAGGAAGGAGAGGTAAACACAAGATACCCAATGATAAAGTCTTATATGTCTCGTAACAAAACAGTTTATGGAGCAGCATACAAGTCTTTATTTGTGCCGTTTCTATTTTTTAAAGAAGTTTTTAAGGCGCACAAAAAAAATGGGAAGCTAGTATATAAGTTTAAGGAATCTAAGATAGCAGCACCTAAAGAAAATAATTATAAAGGTAATGTGTATGTATTAATAAATGGCCGTTCTTTTTCTGCATCTTCTGTATTTTCTAATGTTATAAAAGCACGTAAAAGAGGCATTATTGTTGGTGAGGAAACAGGCGGTGCTTATAATAGTACTGTTGCAGGCCAAACAAAATTGGTTAGACTGCCAAATTCTAAGCTAATGTTATACTTTGGATTAATGGTTTTAGAAACACCTTTTAAAACTGAAATTGAGGGGTATGGCGTTAAACCAGACATAGTTATTACACCTACTTTAGAGGATCGTGCAAACAATTACGATCCAGAGCTAGATTGGATTTTAAATTCAATAAATAAATAA
- a CDS encoding Lrp/AsnC family transcriptional regulator, producing MSNLDQIDVQLLRLLQLNANLTSKELANKVNLSTTPVFERIKRLERNGFIKKYVAVLDAEKLEKGLTVFCNIKLKQHTKDIGHNFVKEIKSIKEVTECYNISGDFDFLLKVQVKDMLHYQDFVLNGLGSVKSVGSTHSTFVMGEIKNTYAIPI from the coding sequence ATGAGCAACTTAGACCAGATAGATGTACAACTTTTACGATTACTACAATTAAACGCTAACCTAACTTCTAAAGAATTGGCCAACAAAGTAAATTTATCTACAACGCCAGTTTTTGAAAGAATAAAAAGGTTAGAAAGAAATGGATTTATAAAAAAATATGTTGCTGTTTTAGATGCCGAAAAGTTAGAGAAAGGATTAACTGTTTTTTGTAATATTAAACTAAAGCAGCACACTAAAGATATAGGGCACAATTTTGTAAAAGAAATTAAGTCAATAAAAGAAGTAACAGAGTGTTACAATATTTCTGGTGATTTTGATTTTTTACTTAAAGTGCAAGTAAAAGATATGCTGCATTACCAAGACTTTGTGTTAAATGGCTTGGGCTCTGTAAAAAGTGTAGGAAGCACGCACAGTACATTTGTAATGGGAGAAATAAAAAACACCTACGCTATACCAATTTAG
- the metE gene encoding 5-methyltetrahydropteroyltriglutamate--homocysteine S-methyltransferase, with amino-acid sequence MKTNVLGYPRIGAKRELKKVSEKYWKGTATKTELVEMGKQLKLYNWKLMQKAGVDLIPSNDFSFYDQVLDATLTYGCIPARYQKIKEKESKLNLYFAMARGLQNNEFDVTAMEMTKWFDTNYHYLVPEFTANQDFELFSLKPVEEFKEALAHNITTKPVVLSPVTYLLLGKEKEEGFNKIDLLNNLLPVFFELITELVAAGATHVQLDEPCLALNLTAKDRQAVTKLYTQLAGKFPDLKIILTSYFDCYGDNLETVLQLPVYALHLDLVRCSLQLDDVLNATNFKNDKILSLGLVDGRNIWKNNFEDTIATLKKVEEKIGKENVWLATSCSLLHSPYDLDLEQNEETLPASVKQWLAFAKQKVDELVTIKKLAIGDTSKEVVAKLLSNTKAHKAKKESLVIHNAAVKARIGLLTANDSERNAEFSTRQKIQKNKLKLPVYPTTTIGSFPQTKEVRSWRSKFKKKELSLDAYNTLIQKEIEETIRFQEKIGLDVLVHGECERNDMVEYFGEKLDGFAISSFGWVQSYGSRAVKPPILFGDVSRPVAMTVNWSAYAQSLSSKVVKGMLTGPVTILQWSFVRNDQPRSETCKQIALAIRDEVVDLEKAGLQAIQVDEPAIREGLPLRKEYRDAYLTWAVESFKIATSGVADKTQIHTHMCYSEFNDIIEHITKLDADVITIETSRSKMDLLNVFVDYKYPNEIGPGVYDIHSPRVPTLQEIEDLLEKASKLLPVDNIWVNPDCGLKTRDWPETKAALENLVAAAKTMRSKLKTAY; translated from the coding sequence ATGAAAACTAATGTTTTAGGTTACCCAAGAATTGGAGCTAAAAGAGAGTTAAAAAAAGTAAGCGAGAAGTACTGGAAAGGTACAGCTACTAAAACCGAATTGGTAGAAATGGGTAAGCAGTTAAAACTTTACAATTGGAAATTAATGCAAAAGGCAGGAGTAGATCTTATTCCGTCTAACGATTTTTCTTTTTACGATCAGGTTTTAGATGCTACCTTAACCTACGGTTGTATTCCTGCAAGATATCAGAAAATAAAAGAAAAAGAATCTAAGCTAAACTTATATTTTGCTATGGCAAGAGGCTTACAAAATAATGAGTTTGATGTTACTGCTATGGAAATGACTAAGTGGTTTGATACCAATTATCATTATTTAGTGCCAGAGTTTACAGCTAATCAAGATTTTGAATTGTTCTCTTTAAAACCTGTAGAGGAGTTTAAAGAAGCATTAGCACATAACATTACTACAAAACCAGTAGTATTAAGTCCGGTTACTTATTTGCTTTTAGGAAAGGAAAAAGAGGAGGGCTTTAATAAAATAGATTTGTTAAACAATTTGTTACCTGTATTTTTTGAGTTGATAACAGAGTTGGTTGCAGCTGGGGCAACACACGTACAATTAGATGAACCTTGTTTGGCATTAAACCTTACAGCTAAAGATAGGCAGGCAGTAACTAAATTGTATACCCAATTAGCCGGTAAATTTCCCGACTTAAAAATTATTTTAACTAGTTATTTTGATTGTTATGGAGATAATTTAGAAACTGTACTTCAGTTACCAGTATACGCTTTACATTTAGATTTGGTGCGTTGTTCTTTACAATTAGATGATGTTTTAAATGCGACTAATTTTAAGAATGATAAAATACTTAGTTTAGGTTTGGTTGACGGACGAAATATTTGGAAAAATAACTTTGAAGATACAATTGCAACACTTAAAAAGGTTGAAGAAAAAATAGGAAAAGAGAATGTTTGGTTAGCAACCTCTTGTTCTTTATTGCACTCACCTTACGATTTAGATTTGGAACAGAATGAAGAAACGTTACCTGCAAGTGTAAAACAATGGTTGGCTTTTGCTAAACAAAAAGTAGATGAGTTGGTTACAATTAAAAAACTTGCTATAGGAGACACAAGTAAAGAGGTTGTTGCTAAATTATTAAGTAACACTAAGGCGCATAAAGCAAAAAAAGAATCTTTAGTTATACATAATGCTGCGGTAAAAGCAAGAATAGGTTTGTTAACTGCAAATGATAGTGAGCGTAATGCAGAGTTTTCAACACGTCAAAAAATTCAAAAAAATAAACTAAAGTTACCAGTATACCCAACAACAACTATTGGGTCTTTTCCACAGACAAAAGAAGTAAGGAGTTGGCGATCTAAATTCAAGAAAAAAGAACTTAGTTTAGATGCTTACAATACATTAATTCAAAAAGAAATTGAAGAAACCATACGTTTTCAAGAAAAAATAGGGTTAGATGTACTTGTACACGGTGAGTGTGAGCGTAATGATATGGTAGAGTATTTTGGAGAAAAACTAGATGGTTTTGCTATCTCTAGTTTTGGTTGGGTACAAAGTTATGGTAGTAGAGCTGTAAAACCACCAATATTATTTGGAGACGTATCTAGACCAGTGGCAATGACAGTTAACTGGTCTGCCTATGCACAGTCTTTAAGTTCTAAAGTAGTAAAGGGTATGTTAACAGGGCCGGTTACTATTTTACAATGGTCTTTTGTACGTAATGACCAACCAAGGTCTGAAACCTGTAAGCAAATAGCCTTAGCAATTAGAGATGAGGTTGTAGATTTAGAAAAAGCAGGTTTACAGGCTATTCAAGTAGATGAACCTGCTATTAGAGAAGGTTTACCATTACGAAAAGAATATAGAGATGCATATTTAACTTGGGCTGTAGAGAGTTTTAAAATAGCTACTTCTGGAGTGGCAGATAAAACGCAAATACATACGCATATGTGCTATTCTGAGTTTAATGATATTATAGAGCATATTACTAAATTAGATGCAGATGTAATTACTATAGAAACCTCTAGATCTAAAATGGATTTATTAAACGTATTTGTAGATTATAAATATCCTAATGAAATTGGTCCTGGTGTTTATGATATACACTCGCCACGTGTACCTACATTGCAAGAGATAGAAGATCTTTTAGAAAAAGCAAGTAAGTTGTTGCCTGTAGATAATATTTGGGTAAATCCGGATTGCGGATTAAAAACTAGAGATTGGCCAGAAACAAAAGCTGCTTTAGAAAATTTGGTGGCTGCTGCAAAAACAATGCGTTCTAAATTAAAAACTGCCTATTAA
- a CDS encoding 3-keto-disaccharide hydrolase, giving the protein MKTKTYNVIVILICSLFIMSCNNNKPKWKQLFNGKDLKGWQVKIRNHPLNDNYANTFSVKDGNIQVRYNNYGDFNQQYGHLFYKKPYSAYLIGVEYRFVGEQAKGGEGWATRNSGIMIHGQSPNTMTVEQDFPNSIEVQLLGGNGKDDRPTANICTPGTQYVFNDEIIQEHCAKSTSKTYHGDQWVRVEALVLKDSLIVHYVNGEEVLRYTKPQLDPVNGAKEGKPLTSGSISLQSESHPVDFRKVEIVNLEKYITDKAKLTEVINELLTKK; this is encoded by the coding sequence ATGAAAACCAAAACCTATAATGTAATTGTTATTCTTATATGCTCACTTTTTATAATGAGCTGCAACAATAACAAACCAAAATGGAAACAACTTTTTAATGGTAAAGACCTTAAAGGTTGGCAAGTAAAAATAAGAAACCATCCGTTAAATGATAATTACGCCAATACTTTTAGCGTAAAAGATGGCAACATACAAGTGCGTTATAACAACTACGGAGATTTTAATCAGCAATACGGACACCTATTTTACAAAAAGCCTTACAGCGCATACTTAATTGGTGTAGAGTACAGGTTTGTAGGAGAGCAAGCCAAAGGTGGTGAAGGTTGGGCTACTAGAAATAGTGGTATTATGATTCACGGACAGTCTCCTAATACAATGACGGTAGAGCAAGATTTTCCTAACTCTATAGAAGTACAACTTTTAGGAGGCAACGGAAAAGATGACCGCCCTACTGCTAATATTTGCACACCTGGTACACAGTATGTGTTTAATGATGAGATAATACAAGAACATTGTGCAAAATCTACATCTAAAACATACCACGGAGACCAATGGGTACGTGTTGAAGCTTTGGTTTTAAAAGATTCTTTAATAGTACATTATGTAAATGGTGAAGAAGTACTGCGTTATACAAAACCTCAACTAGACCCTGTAAACGGAGCCAAAGAAGGAAAACCATTAACTAGTGGTAGCATCTCTTTACAAAGTGAGAGTCATCCTGTAGATTTTAGAAAAGTAGAAATAGTAAACCTAGAAAAATACATCACAGATAAAGCTAAGCTTACAGAAGTAATTAACGAACTACTTACCAAAAAGTAA
- a CDS encoding SGNH/GDSL hydrolase family protein, translating to MKFSFYVLILSIVVLTSCKSTTKTIITNTNKDITYWGRVNSNTTDSTDLHWSGTSIKLNFEGTSIQALLQDEKGENYYNVLVDNDSAKLLRLDTTKRYYTLASNLKKGKHTVELFKRTEWDKGKTSFFGFKLNKQGKILPKDAPKARKIEFYGNSITAGYAVEDFTGKDRPDSTYTNNYLSYAALTARHFNAEYRAICKSGIGVTVSWFPIIMPELYNRLDPNNQNSVWDFSLYQPDVVVVNLFQNDSWIVNMPKNEEFKHRFGYKKPEDDFFITAYQNFITSLRKEYPKAKIICALGAMDATKENSKWMNFISKAAAKIADKNVYTHFMPYKNTPGHPSINEQKEMAKSLIAFIDKNINW from the coding sequence ATGAAATTTTCTTTTTACGTTCTCATCTTATCAATTGTAGTGCTTACTTCTTGTAAAAGCACTACAAAAACCATAATAACCAATACAAATAAAGACATTACATATTGGGGAAGAGTAAATAGTAACACTACAGATAGCACAGACTTACACTGGTCTGGTACATCTATAAAATTAAATTTTGAAGGCACTAGCATACAAGCATTATTACAAGATGAAAAAGGAGAAAATTATTATAATGTTCTTGTTGATAATGACAGCGCTAAATTATTACGATTAGATACTACAAAACGCTATTATACGCTTGCCAGCAATTTAAAAAAAGGAAAGCATACTGTAGAGCTATTCAAAAGAACAGAATGGGATAAAGGAAAAACAAGCTTTTTTGGTTTTAAACTGAATAAGCAAGGTAAAATATTACCAAAAGATGCCCCTAAAGCTAGAAAAATTGAATTTTACGGAAACTCCATTACTGCTGGTTATGCTGTAGAAGATTTTACCGGAAAAGACAGACCAGATAGTACATACACAAACAATTACCTAAGTTATGCTGCCCTAACTGCCAGACATTTTAATGCAGAATACAGAGCTATTTGTAAAAGCGGAATTGGAGTTACAGTAAGTTGGTTTCCTATAATAATGCCAGAGCTTTACAATAGACTAGACCCCAATAACCAAAACAGTGTATGGGACTTTTCTTTATACCAACCAGATGTAGTAGTTGTAAATTTATTTCAGAATGATTCTTGGATAGTGAATATGCCAAAAAATGAAGAGTTTAAACACCGGTTTGGGTACAAAAAACCAGAAGATGACTTTTTTATTACTGCTTATCAAAACTTTATTACTAGCTTAAGAAAAGAATACCCTAAAGCTAAAATTATATGCGCTCTTGGAGCTATGGATGCCACAAAAGAAAACTCTAAATGGATGAATTTTATTAGCAAAGCAGCAGCTAAAATAGCAGATAAAAATGTTTACACACATTTTATGCCCTATAAAAACACTCCTGGACACCCAAGTATAAATGAGCAAAAAGAAATGGCCAAAAGTCTTATTGCTTTTATTGATAAAAACATAAACTGGTAA
- a CDS encoding pyridoxal phosphate-dependent decarboxylase family protein, giving the protein MNKLLEEDFNNFDQLLQKVAIQGTAYFKNIDTEKTTLPVLNTIYEGLNKEGIGGLNTLKLFNKKFKDTIVASSGPRYLGYVVGGSTPAAVIGDWLTTIYDQNPQTTSAQGDVSVQIEQETIKLLLDLFALPHNFLGGFVSGATMSNFTCLAVARQWFGKQKGKDFAKNGISIPINILSAVPHSSAIKSLSMLGIGSTNVSKIKVEEGNRESIDINDLEQKIKALDNQPFILISSAGTVNSADFDNFEAINTLHKKYNFWWHIDGAFGAFAGCSPKYKHLVKGWENADSITIDCHKWLNVPYDSAVFFIKEKLNLLQLQTFQNSNAPYLGDPLENFNYLNFLPENSRRLRALPAWFSLVAYGIDGYKDIVENSVKMAQMLDEYITQNNELILLTPTRLNNVCFSLKDKNKQDKIPLFITELNKEGKVYMTPTVYRNTKGVRASFVNWRTNKKDITVVITEIERALKTTYQH; this is encoded by the coding sequence ATGAATAAACTGCTTGAAGAAGATTTTAATAATTTTGACCAATTATTACAAAAAGTAGCTATACAAGGCACTGCATATTTTAAAAATATTGATACAGAAAAAACTACTTTACCTGTGTTAAATACTATTTATGAAGGCTTAAATAAAGAGGGTATTGGAGGATTAAATACACTTAAGTTATTTAATAAAAAATTTAAAGACACTATTGTTGCTTCTTCTGGCCCTAGATATTTGGGCTACGTAGTTGGCGGGTCTACACCTGCTGCTGTTATTGGTGATTGGCTCACAACTATTTATGATCAAAATCCGCAAACAACCTCTGCCCAAGGAGATGTATCTGTGCAAATAGAACAAGAAACTATAAAGTTATTGTTAGATTTGTTTGCTTTACCACATAACTTTTTAGGCGGGTTTGTTTCTGGTGCTACAATGTCTAATTTTACTTGCTTGGCAGTAGCCAGGCAATGGTTTGGGAAACAAAAAGGAAAAGATTTTGCAAAAAATGGCATTTCTATACCAATAAATATACTATCTGCTGTACCTCATTCTTCTGCTATAAAATCTTTATCTATGCTTGGTATAGGCAGTACTAACGTTAGTAAAATAAAAGTTGAAGAAGGCAACAGAGAGTCTATAGATATTAATGATTTAGAGCAAAAAATTAAAGCTTTAGACAACCAACCATTTATACTTATCTCTAGTGCAGGAACCGTAAACTCTGCAGATTTTGATAATTTTGAAGCTATAAACACATTACATAAAAAATATAATTTTTGGTGGCATATAGATGGTGCGTTTGGTGCTTTTGCAGGATGCTCTCCAAAATACAAACATTTAGTTAAAGGCTGGGAAAATGCAGATAGCATAACTATAGATTGCCACAAATGGCTGAATGTACCATATGATAGTGCCGTTTTTTTTATTAAAGAAAAGCTCAACTTACTACAGCTTCAAACATTTCAAAATTCTAATGCTCCATATTTAGGAGACCCTTTAGAAAACTTTAATTATCTAAACTTTTTACCAGAAAACTCTAGAAGACTAAGAGCTTTACCTGCTTGGTTTTCTCTTGTTGCCTATGGTATAGATGGTTACAAAGATATTGTAGAAAACTCAGTTAAAATGGCACAAATGTTAGATGAGTATATTACTCAAAATAACGAGCTAATACTACTAACCCCTACACGTTTAAACAATGTTTGTTTTTCTTTAAAGGATAAAAATAAACAAGATAAAATACCTCTTTTTATAACCGAACTAAACAAAGAAGGTAAAGTGTATATGACACCAACAGTATATAGAAACACTAAAGGGGTTAGGGCTTCTTTTGTAAATTGGCGTACCAATAAAAAAGATATTACTGTAGTTATAACAGAAATTGAAAGAGCCCTTAAAACTACTTATCAACACTAA
- a CDS encoding MFS transporter has product MKKITNLGIFTLLLVSSLTIMVGTVIAPSLTGIVENLNFSFSPGWLITLPSLGVVVFAPIVGKLLHKTGSYTMLCLGLVPYALLGVAGAYITNDYILMLDRFLLGAATVAVQVSVTSFIADFFTGEKRMKLIAWQGMSIELGGVIFLSIGGILGQWHWQYPFFIYLLAIVCWLLVIKTLFKTIKSDEVVAKQEKKESKLAIKTIFYASLLSMVLFFVSFVTLPIYLPKSIGFTESYTGYFMAFISVIAIITASQMPRAVKKIGDGKVVALGFLFFMLGYVTLAFFNSIPLLILSAVFIGTGFGFTIPLLNHMMIEVSAPKNLGKNLGLYSMGVFGGQFLSTFIEYISTNYAVVYTVTALLALVIGIVLYYAFKKIEEHNQ; this is encoded by the coding sequence ATGAAAAAAATAACAAACTTAGGAATATTTACACTGTTATTGGTAAGTAGCTTAACAATAATGGTAGGTACAGTTATTGCGCCATCTTTAACAGGAATTGTAGAAAATTTAAATTTTAGTTTTTCTCCAGGTTGGTTAATTACACTACCATCTTTGGGAGTAGTAGTATTTGCACCAATAGTGGGTAAACTTTTACATAAAACAGGTTCTTATACTATGTTGTGTTTGGGGTTGGTGCCATATGCACTTTTAGGAGTTGCTGGGGCGTATATTACAAACGACTATATTTTAATGCTAGACCGGTTTTTATTAGGAGCAGCTACAGTTGCAGTGCAAGTGTCAGTAACTTCTTTTATTGCAGATTTTTTTACGGGTGAAAAAAGAATGAAACTTATTGCTTGGCAAGGTATGTCTATAGAATTAGGTGGTGTAATTTTTCTTTCTATTGGTGGTATACTTGGGCAGTGGCATTGGCAGTATCCGTTTTTTATATATTTATTAGCAATTGTGTGTTGGTTGTTGGTCATAAAAACATTGTTTAAAACAATTAAAAGTGATGAAGTTGTGGCTAAACAAGAGAAAAAAGAAAGTAAGCTAGCTATAAAAACTATTTTTTATGCTTCATTACTGTCTATGGTATTGTTCTTTGTTAGTTTTGTAACCTTACCCATTTATTTGCCAAAATCTATTGGTTTTACAGAGTCTTACACTGGTTATTTTATGGCATTTATATCTGTAATTGCTATTATTACAGCAAGTCAAATGCCTAGGGCAGTTAAAAAAATAGGAGATGGTAAAGTGGTAGCTTTGGGTTTTTTATTTTTTATGCTAGGGTATGTTACACTAGCTTTTTTTAATAGTATACCTCTATTGATTTTAAGTGCTGTATTTATTGGCACAGGTTTTGGCTTTACAATACCACTTTTAAACCATATGATGATAGAGGTTAGTGCGCCTAAAAATTTGGGAAAAAACTTAGGCTTGTATTCAATGGGAGTTTTTGGCGGCCAATTTTTATCAACTTTTATAGAATATATATCTACAAATTATGCTGTTGTGTATACTGTAACTGCTTTATTAGCTCTGGTTATAGGTATTGTACTTTATTATGCATTTAAAAAAATAGAAGAGCATAACCAATAA
- a CDS encoding helix-turn-helix domain-containing protein, giving the protein MPVANLKHKIKIEKSLTKKTTMLSGNSFGIYFCLTADYNAVVYFKPLNDFFPDTAFEVKNGILLNFERDLIEEDDIEYALDVMTLFNKQPQLVLKTPKQVAKVKNAINLVVEEYNTAASYIMMKTLLKVLLLSLIRIGNENFIAQDLKQKRVFDFLELMETSFLKETKANYYAKELGITEKRLNQILTEKLNLTAKQIIQQRQITEAKRQLVKSEITIKELAFELGFESLSSFSRFFKKHTGVSPSKFSVDLK; this is encoded by the coding sequence ATGCCTGTAGCCAATTTAAAACATAAAATAAAGATAGAGAAAAGCTTAACTAAAAAGACAACTATGCTTTCTGGTAATTCTTTTGGAATTTATTTTTGCTTAACTGCGGATTATAATGCTGTTGTATATTTTAAACCTTTAAACGATTTTTTTCCGGATACAGCGTTTGAAGTTAAAAATGGAATTTTATTAAATTTTGAAAGAGATTTAATTGAAGAAGATGATATAGAGTATGCCTTAGATGTAATGACGCTCTTTAATAAACAACCCCAATTAGTTTTAAAAACCCCTAAGCAAGTTGCAAAGGTGAAAAACGCTATTAATTTAGTGGTAGAAGAGTACAACACAGCAGCATCATACATAATGATGAAAACACTTTTAAAGGTGTTATTACTAAGTTTAATACGTATTGGTAATGAAAATTTTATAGCACAAGACCTTAAGCAAAAAAGAGTGTTTGATTTTTTAGAGTTGATGGAAACCTCTTTTTTAAAAGAAACTAAAGCTAATTATTATGCAAAAGAGTTGGGTATAACTGAAAAAAGATTAAATCAGATTTTAACTGAAAAATTAAACTTAACAGCAAAACAAATTATACAGCAGCGCCAAATTACAGAAGCAAAAAGGCAACTTGTTAAAAGTGAAATTACAATTAAAGAACTTGCGTTTGAGTTGGGATTTGAGTCTTTAAGTAGTTTTTCTAGATTTTTTAAAAAGCATACAGGGGTTAGTCCTTCTAAATTTTCTGTAGATTTAAAATAG